One Littorina saxatilis isolate snail1 linkage group LG1, US_GU_Lsax_2.0, whole genome shotgun sequence genomic window carries:
- the LOC138976596 gene encoding uncharacterized protein isoform X2, whose protein sequence is MGCGKSTAKVNRTPQKSNNRNFPDGDVNKGALKKQIQRHLSAAVNKGSLKELEAALRMCEQYDVQPDSEYYKAIRKVEYLRIKEGLRDAVRRRHAGTLEKAIHIARASPFALQLASAISAADKLRAQLKQWRVHRHAPLDMEQATVSEIRSFKYPPSSVVTVMTAVHRLLGYRRRDVATWQQIQTLLGQTGPESLLQKVEHFKPGQVSVKTAQDVETLLNAVAHDDVLMASNGTARFYVWANGVMEKVYADLGKGKRKKKKK, encoded by the exons ATGGGTTGTGGGAAGTCAACTGCCAAGGTCAAT AGAACACCACAAAAATCGAACAACAGGAATTTCCCGGACGGTGATGTCAACAAAGGCGCATTAAAG AAACAGATTCAACGCCATTTATCAGCAGCAGTAAACAAAGGGTCGCTAAAAGAGCTGGAAGCTGCACTGCGCATGTGCGAACAATATGACGTACAGCCTGACAGCGAATACTACAAAGCAATCAGGAAGGTGGAATACCTCCGTATCAAAGAAG GGCTGAGAGATGCAGTTCGACGTCGTCATGCCGGAACTCTGGAAAAAGCCATCCACATTGCCCGCGCGTCTCCATTTGCCCTTCAACTCGCTTCCGCCATTTCCGCTGCTGACAAGCTGCGCGCGCAGCTAAAGCAGTGGCGCGTGCATCGTCACGCCCCGCTTGACATGGAACAAGCCACCGTGTCAGAGATCCGTAGCTTTAAGTATCCGCCATCTTCGGTCGTCACTGTCATGACCGCCGTTCACAGACTTCTGGGATATCGTCGTCGTGATGTTGCT ACGTGGCAACAGATCCAGACACTGCTGGGCCAGACGGGCCCGGAGAGCTTACTGCAAAAGGTAGAGCACTTCAAGCCTGGCCAGGTCAGCGTCAAGACGGCTCAGGACGTGGAGACCTTGCTCAACGCTGTGGCTCACGACGACGTCCTCATGGCTAGCAATGGCACTGCAAGGTTCTACGTCTGG GCGAACGGGGTGATGGAGAAGGTGTACGCTGACCTCGGCAAAGGGAaacgaaagaagaagaaaaagtga
- the LOC138976596 gene encoding uncharacterized protein isoform X1 translates to MGCGKSTAKVNDQSFVDVNRSSLAGSSWNGSYYAYQRTPQKSNNRNFPDGDVNKGALKKQIQRHLSAAVNKGSLKELEAALRMCEQYDVQPDSEYYKAIRKVEYLRIKEGLRDAVRRRHAGTLEKAIHIARASPFALQLASAISAADKLRAQLKQWRVHRHAPLDMEQATVSEIRSFKYPPSSVVTVMTAVHRLLGYRRRDVATWQQIQTLLGQTGPESLLQKVEHFKPGQVSVKTAQDVETLLNAVAHDDVLMASNGTARFYVWANGVMEKVYADLGKGKRKKKKK, encoded by the exons ATGGGTTGTGGGAAGTCAACTGCCAAGGTCAAT GACCAGTCTTTTGTGGATGTCAATCGTTCGTCTTTGGCTGGTTCCAGTTGGAATGGCAGTTATTACGCTTATCAG AGAACACCACAAAAATCGAACAACAGGAATTTCCCGGACGGTGATGTCAACAAAGGCGCATTAAAG AAACAGATTCAACGCCATTTATCAGCAGCAGTAAACAAAGGGTCGCTAAAAGAGCTGGAAGCTGCACTGCGCATGTGCGAACAATATGACGTACAGCCTGACAGCGAATACTACAAAGCAATCAGGAAGGTGGAATACCTCCGTATCAAAGAAG GGCTGAGAGATGCAGTTCGACGTCGTCATGCCGGAACTCTGGAAAAAGCCATCCACATTGCCCGCGCGTCTCCATTTGCCCTTCAACTCGCTTCCGCCATTTCCGCTGCTGACAAGCTGCGCGCGCAGCTAAAGCAGTGGCGCGTGCATCGTCACGCCCCGCTTGACATGGAACAAGCCACCGTGTCAGAGATCCGTAGCTTTAAGTATCCGCCATCTTCGGTCGTCACTGTCATGACCGCCGTTCACAGACTTCTGGGATATCGTCGTCGTGATGTTGCT ACGTGGCAACAGATCCAGACACTGCTGGGCCAGACGGGCCCGGAGAGCTTACTGCAAAAGGTAGAGCACTTCAAGCCTGGCCAGGTCAGCGTCAAGACGGCTCAGGACGTGGAGACCTTGCTCAACGCTGTGGCTCACGACGACGTCCTCATGGCTAGCAATGGCACTGCAAGGTTCTACGTCTGG GCGAACGGGGTGATGGAGAAGGTGTACGCTGACCTCGGCAAAGGGAaacgaaagaagaagaaaaagtga